Proteins encoded within one genomic window of Bremerella alba:
- a CDS encoding DUF1501 domain-containing protein: MIRPFWNLVAGRDHVSHRRGFLKQLMTGAAAGTLTLSWRDMMIARASELQKTGKSMILLWMDGGPSQFETFNPKIGSKYQGPATSIPTSLPGVHIAEYMPETAKMMHKIALIRSMKSSERDHFRAIKLVRSGYPINPSIQYPTWGSVVARERFDSTYDLPAFVRIGKPRITTRDINSGVLGPRYESFKIGQAGTLPEDVLTTVSEQRLRRRLDLSARLDEQFAMSGGAQRVAEKQEIYQQTQRFVLSPKMEAFRLDNEPESIREGYGRNEFGQACLLARRLVETGVSFIEVFSTGNVSDQGWDTHKKGWDENPKLANGVDRGYAMLLRDLEQRGMLENTLVVWMGEFGRTPKFKPDGGREHYSDGWITCLSGGGVQMGQVIGETDKEGVHVTDRPVEVQDLFQTFCHVLGMNPHDEYVTDQDQPLALVKGGEVIHELF; the protein is encoded by the coding sequence ATGATTCGCCCTTTTTGGAATCTGGTAGCCGGACGAGATCATGTTTCGCATCGCCGAGGATTCCTCAAGCAGCTAATGACAGGGGCTGCGGCCGGGACGTTGACGTTGTCATGGCGCGATATGATGATCGCCAGGGCCAGCGAATTACAAAAGACCGGCAAATCAATGATCCTTCTCTGGATGGACGGTGGGCCGAGCCAGTTTGAGACATTCAACCCGAAGATCGGATCGAAGTACCAGGGGCCTGCGACGTCTATACCGACCTCACTTCCTGGCGTGCACATTGCAGAGTACATGCCGGAAACGGCCAAGATGATGCACAAGATCGCGTTGATCCGCAGTATGAAAAGCAGCGAACGCGATCACTTCCGTGCTATTAAACTGGTTCGTAGTGGCTACCCGATCAATCCATCCATTCAATATCCAACCTGGGGAAGCGTCGTAGCACGGGAACGCTTTGATTCGACGTACGACTTGCCGGCGTTCGTGCGTATTGGCAAGCCGCGTATTACAACACGCGACATCAATAGTGGTGTGTTGGGGCCCCGGTATGAATCGTTCAAAATCGGACAGGCTGGCACGCTCCCGGAAGATGTTTTGACCACGGTATCTGAACAACGTTTGCGTCGACGTTTAGATTTGTCGGCTCGCCTGGACGAGCAGTTTGCGATGAGCGGCGGAGCCCAGCGTGTTGCTGAGAAGCAAGAGATCTATCAGCAAACGCAGCGTTTTGTGCTCAGTCCAAAAATGGAAGCGTTTCGCCTAGATAACGAACCGGAAAGTATCCGAGAGGGTTATGGTCGCAACGAGTTCGGGCAGGCCTGTTTGCTGGCCCGGCGACTGGTCGAGACAGGCGTCAGCTTTATTGAAGTGTTTAGTACGGGTAACGTCAGCGATCAAGGCTGGGACACCCATAAAAAAGGCTGGGACGAGAACCCCAAATTAGCCAACGGCGTCGATCGAGGTTACGCGATGCTTCTGCGCGACCTCGAACAACGCGGCATGCTAGAAAACACCCTCGTCGTTTGGATGGGCGAGTTCGGGCGAACTCCGAAGTTCAAACCAGACGGCGGTCGCGAGCATTATTCAGACGGTTGGATAACCTGCCTGTCCGGCGGAGGCGTGCAAATGGGCCAAGTGATAGGCGAGACCGATAAGGAAGGTGTCCACGTCACCGATCGGCCCGTCGAAGTTCAGGACCTTTTTCAAACCTTCTGTCATGTGCTAGGAATGAATCCGCACGACGAATACGTCACCGACCAGGACCAGCCGTTGGCATTGGTAAAAGGTGGTGAAGTCATTCATGAACTATTCTGA
- a CDS encoding DUF1549 domain-containing protein: protein MRLPPYGFRMRIASVVLLLLLPSMLCAADSLDTNPLPGILLDNTAAQLMGPWQPSVHSKPYIGEGYVHSGVPGREEATVSKTITFRQKLPASGKYAVYLAYNANSNRAASAPVEIQHADGDAKLKVNQRQAPKGPALFHSLGKFNFSTDKDAVVAISDKDAQGIVIVDAVLFVPAGEIAKLDAVGKKLTAKKPKTTQEKKDEPKQQVAPAFVRVEHPDSHLLTSDALDQLIDREAHLSKTTDTVDDETFLRRVTIDVIGRIPTEQERTDFLADTNPAKRSLMIDRLLDSSEFGTNWGTYWSDVFSYRIPQPELTFLDYQVFQDWMAQQMNEGTGWDEIAYRILTATGQVGDNPPAFFVGFHQANTSRLAGETTRIFLGTQIQCAECHDHPFVDMPQERFHQMAAFFVRTSSKLPWNDSTKIEVGSKKAGEHKMPDTSKTMMPAVFAGDPLEQGSSDIDRRVTLANWVVTPDNALFAKAYVNRTWERLMDQPFCDPVDEISEEAGFPSLPSVHDAVADHFIANDYDAKPLFRLILNTKAYQRELDAKDEVVGQLASAELRKMRADVVFKNLELAIELPNVKGEQMKPTSEMRFPPPPKSTKDIVNDVFGYDPSLGKQFRPQTMQQAMFLMNNSQLQAQLNAGKDQKTKLAKLLKETPDDRQAIQRLYINVLGRAPADKELDIAYDYVQAGDSRDETFEDLLWALLNTAEFTTRK, encoded by the coding sequence ATGCGGCTGCCACCTTACGGTTTCCGGATGCGCATCGCGAGTGTAGTCCTGTTGCTTCTCTTGCCGAGCATGCTTTGTGCGGCGGACTCGCTTGACACCAACCCTCTGCCTGGCATCTTGTTGGACAATACAGCCGCTCAACTGATGGGGCCCTGGCAGCCATCGGTGCACAGTAAGCCGTATATCGGAGAAGGCTATGTCCATAGTGGCGTGCCTGGTCGCGAAGAAGCCACGGTGAGCAAAACGATTACCTTTCGCCAGAAGCTGCCTGCCTCTGGAAAGTACGCTGTATATCTTGCTTACAACGCCAATAGCAATCGAGCAGCCTCGGCCCCAGTCGAAATTCAACACGCAGACGGCGATGCGAAGTTGAAAGTCAATCAGCGGCAAGCTCCCAAGGGCCCTGCCCTTTTTCACTCGTTGGGAAAATTTAATTTCAGCACGGATAAAGACGCGGTCGTTGCAATCTCAGACAAAGATGCTCAGGGAATTGTAATTGTCGATGCAGTCCTCTTTGTCCCTGCAGGCGAGATCGCCAAGCTCGATGCGGTAGGCAAAAAGCTAACAGCAAAGAAGCCGAAAACCACCCAAGAGAAAAAGGATGAACCGAAGCAGCAAGTGGCGCCAGCATTTGTGCGTGTAGAGCATCCCGACTCCCACTTATTAACTTCGGATGCACTCGATCAGTTGATCGATCGTGAAGCTCACCTATCGAAAACCACCGACACGGTCGACGATGAGACATTTCTGCGGCGCGTCACTATCGACGTGATCGGCCGTATTCCGACAGAACAGGAACGCACTGACTTCCTTGCCGACACAAACCCAGCTAAGCGTTCCCTAATGATCGATCGGCTCCTCGACAGTTCCGAGTTTGGCACGAACTGGGGAACCTACTGGAGCGACGTCTTCAGTTATCGTATCCCGCAGCCAGAACTTACTTTCCTGGACTATCAAGTCTTCCAGGATTGGATGGCCCAGCAGATGAATGAAGGGACTGGTTGGGACGAGATCGCCTATCGCATCTTGACTGCAACGGGACAAGTCGGAGACAACCCACCGGCGTTCTTTGTGGGCTTCCATCAGGCAAATACATCTCGCCTGGCTGGTGAGACGACTCGTATTTTCCTCGGCACACAGATTCAGTGTGCCGAATGTCACGATCACCCGTTTGTCGACATGCCTCAGGAACGCTTTCACCAGATGGCCGCGTTCTTTGTTCGCACCAGTTCCAAACTGCCTTGGAACGATAGTACCAAGATTGAAGTTGGCAGCAAGAAAGCTGGTGAGCACAAGATGCCCGACACTAGCAAAACGATGATGCCAGCTGTCTTCGCCGGCGATCCGTTGGAACAAGGGAGCAGTGATATCGACCGCCGCGTCACGTTGGCCAACTGGGTTGTCACCCCCGACAACGCACTGTTTGCTAAGGCCTATGTGAACCGTACCTGGGAGCGATTGATGGACCAACCCTTCTGTGATCCGGTCGACGAGATCTCGGAAGAAGCTGGCTTTCCGAGTTTACCGTCGGTACATGACGCTGTCGCTGATCACTTTATCGCCAACGATTACGATGCCAAGCCTTTGTTTCGCTTGATTCTCAATACCAAAGCGTACCAACGCGAACTGGATGCCAAGGACGAGGTCGTCGGACAACTTGCCTCGGCTGAGCTACGGAAGATGCGCGCGGACGTGGTATTCAAAAATTTAGAATTGGCAATCGAGCTACCCAATGTAAAGGGGGAGCAAATGAAGCCAACCTCCGAGATGCGTTTTCCGCCCCCGCCAAAGAGCACCAAAGACATCGTGAACGATGTGTTCGGCTACGATCCATCCCTGGGCAAACAGTTCCGTCCGCAAACGATGCAACAAGCCATGTTCCTGATGAATAATAGTCAGCTTCAAGCTCAATTAAACGCTGGCAAAGACCAAAAGACGAAGTTGGCTAAGCTTCTCAAGGAAACGCCAGACGATCGCCAGGCGATTCAGCGGCTCTATATCAACGTGCTGGGCCGCGCCCCGGCGGACAAAGAATTGGACATTGCCTACGACTACGTTCAGGCAGGGGACTCTCGAGACGAGACTTTCGAGGACCTGCTCTGGGCGCTCTTGAACACGGCGGAATTTACCACGCGGAAATAA
- a CDS encoding CsbD family protein, which produces MNWDTIEGNWKQFTGKIREQWGKLTDDDLEVIAGKRDRLSGKIQERYGVAKDEAERQIDEYQRAT; this is translated from the coding sequence ATGAATTGGGATACCATTGAAGGAAATTGGAAGCAATTCACTGGCAAGATTCGTGAGCAGTGGGGCAAGCTGACCGATGACGATCTGGAAGTTATTGCCGGAAAGCGAGATCGATTGAGCGGTAAGATTCAAGAGCGATATGGTGTCGCGAAAGATGAAGCTGAGCGTCAGATCGACGAATACCAACGCGCTACGTAA
- a CDS encoding PRC-barrel domain-containing protein, whose translation MLRTIPAVVATALMAAGSVTSFANADENPVANPFAEPKAEVDASASDVEAKKPVVSAEVNTDNKNAEKASRMAVAQRASQLQSITIQNEAGKDLGSVRDIVIDTDRGRVKYVAVAYGGFLGLGSKLFAVPFEAFEHRPETQDKEAVLLLNLNEETLRKAPGFDADNWPNMASQEFAQAIDKHYADRDRGVNVKAGPVNVQVDLNRNKPRESNRQGNSMVVHRAEDLIGLAVVNNANEKLGSISDLMVDMSNGDVRYAALSVGGLAGIGDNLHAVAWKNFRLKHNAQNDSNQLVLNANPETLEKAKGFDQDNWPQQSSSNFDGQANQVDDRRPVDDSRPAIEADIEAPGVNVEVNDDVPGSVNDAE comes from the coding sequence ATGTTACGCACCATTCCCGCAGTCGTTGCTACTGCCCTGATGGCCGCTGGAAGCGTCACCTCATTTGCGAATGCTGATGAGAATCCAGTTGCTAACCCGTTCGCGGAACCGAAGGCCGAAGTCGACGCGTCAGCGTCCGATGTGGAAGCCAAGAAGCCCGTTGTTTCCGCCGAAGTCAATACGGATAACAAAAACGCTGAAAAAGCATCCAGAATGGCTGTCGCGCAGCGGGCCAGTCAACTTCAGAGCATAACAATTCAAAACGAAGCCGGTAAAGACCTAGGCAGTGTCCGCGACATCGTGATTGATACCGACCGTGGTCGGGTGAAATATGTTGCAGTCGCTTACGGTGGTTTTCTCGGTCTCGGATCCAAATTGTTTGCGGTACCGTTTGAAGCCTTCGAGCATCGTCCTGAAACTCAAGACAAAGAAGCCGTGCTTCTATTGAATTTGAACGAAGAGACGCTTCGCAAAGCACCAGGATTTGACGCTGATAACTGGCCAAATATGGCTTCACAAGAGTTTGCTCAAGCGATCGATAAGCACTATGCGGACCGTGACCGTGGCGTAAACGTCAAAGCAGGTCCCGTGAATGTTCAAGTCGACTTAAATCGTAATAAGCCTCGCGAGAGTAATCGTCAGGGTAACTCAATGGTTGTCCATCGTGCTGAAGATCTGATCGGATTGGCCGTAGTAAATAATGCCAACGAGAAGTTGGGTTCGATCAGCGATCTGATGGTGGATATGTCTAACGGCGATGTTCGCTATGCCGCTCTTTCCGTGGGTGGTCTCGCGGGTATTGGTGACAACTTGCATGCCGTGGCCTGGAAGAACTTCCGTCTGAAGCACAACGCTCAGAACGACTCCAATCAATTGGTTCTAAATGCCAATCCAGAAACGTTGGAAAAGGCCAAGGGATTTGATCAGGATAATTGGCCACAGCAGTCAAGCTCGAACTTCGATGGCCAGGCGAACCAAGTCGATGACCGCCGCCCGGTCGATGACAGTCGTCCGGCCATCGAGGCTGACATTGAGGCACCCGGCGTGAACGTCGAAGTGAATGACGATGTTCCTGGGAGCGTCAACGACGCCGAGTAA
- a CDS encoding Rho termination factor N-terminal domain-containing protein gives MATSEKRLEEHTVKELRELASQLGIRGRSKLMHKEELICVIRRRS, from the coding sequence ATGGCGACGTCGGAAAAACGTTTGGAAGAACATACCGTTAAAGAGCTTCGCGAACTCGCGAGTCAATTGGGTATTCGTGGCCGCAGTAAATTGATGCATAAAGAAGAGCTCATCTGCGTCATACGCCGTCGTAGTTAA
- a CDS encoding AIM24 family protein: MSAVDNRYTLHEFVEQTQQRDRGEGFFEMESPRILEVNLNNNFAWTKMGSMISYLGNMKFEREGMFDKGLGGFFKKAVTGEGARLTRVTGAGKLYLADYGKKIQILRLENQEIVVNANDILAFENSVNWDIKMMKRISSMMAGGLFQMTLTGTGMVAITTHYEPLTLVVTPDQPVYTDPNATVAWSGTLQPNFKTDISFRTLIGRSSGESFQMEFVGNGFVVVQPFEEVYHAEG, from the coding sequence ATGTCCGCAGTCGATAACCGGTACACGCTTCATGAATTTGTCGAGCAGACCCAGCAGCGGGATCGTGGTGAGGGCTTTTTTGAAATGGAAAGCCCACGCATCCTGGAAGTGAACCTGAATAATAACTTTGCCTGGACCAAGATGGGATCGATGATCTCGTACCTAGGTAATATGAAGTTTGAACGTGAAGGGATGTTCGATAAAGGCCTGGGCGGGTTTTTCAAGAAAGCCGTTACAGGGGAAGGGGCGCGATTGACTAGGGTCACCGGAGCCGGCAAGCTTTACTTGGCTGACTACGGTAAGAAGATCCAAATCCTTCGCTTGGAAAACCAAGAGATTGTCGTAAACGCTAACGACATTCTGGCCTTCGAGAACAGCGTCAATTGGGACATCAAGATGATGAAGCGAATCTCATCGATGATGGCCGGCGGTTTGTTTCAGATGACTCTCACCGGTACCGGCATGGTCGCCATTACGACTCACTACGAGCCTCTTACGCTGGTGGTCACGCCAGATCAACCTGTTTACACCGACCCGAATGCGACGGTCGCGTGGAGTGGTACCCTGCAACCGAACTTCAAGACGGACATCTCGTTCCGTACGCTGATCGGTCGTTCGAGTGGCGAGTCGTTTCAAATGGAATTCGTCGGTAACGGGTTTGTTGTAGTACAACCATTTGAAGAAGTGTATCACGCCGAAGGGTAG
- a CDS encoding RNA polymerase sigma factor, with protein MSPTRVSETDALLIGRIREGEEDAWQDLIDRYEGRLLAFVESRLRRRAHSEDVVQETFIGFLNSLPNYDGRRSLESYLFAICAYKLTDHLRREGRRPTLPLSSAGGGKSSSDTWELEGPARPASSLVRSGERRRMEEDALVEAIQEQIARWRERGDWVKIQCMELLFVRGWANKDVAAKLDISEQHVANYKHDFTNKLRGSVKNQQLSEEVFPELYSP; from the coding sequence TTGTCACCTACACGCGTATCAGAAACCGATGCCCTGCTCATCGGCCGCATCCGTGAGGGTGAGGAAGATGCCTGGCAGGATTTGATCGACCGTTACGAGGGACGCTTGCTCGCATTTGTGGAAAGTCGCCTTCGTCGTCGAGCTCATAGCGAAGATGTCGTTCAAGAGACATTCATCGGTTTTCTGAATAGTCTGCCTAACTACGACGGTCGCCGAAGCTTAGAAAGCTATCTTTTCGCGATCTGCGCGTATAAACTCACCGATCATTTGCGTCGTGAAGGACGCCGGCCAACGCTTCCACTGAGTTCGGCCGGGGGCGGAAAATCAAGCTCCGATACCTGGGAACTCGAGGGCCCGGCCCGACCGGCGTCGAGCTTGGTGCGAAGCGGCGAACGGCGACGGATGGAGGAAGATGCCCTAGTGGAAGCAATTCAAGAGCAAATCGCACGTTGGAGGGAACGCGGCGATTGGGTCAAGATTCAGTGTATGGAACTGCTTTTTGTGAGAGGCTGGGCGAACAAAGACGTCGCCGCCAAACTGGACATCAGTGAGCAACACGTCGCGAATTATAAACATGACTTCACGAACAAACTTCGTGGAAGTGTCAAAAACCAACAGCTGAGTGAGGAAGTCTTTCCCGAGCTATACTCACCATAG
- a CDS encoding serine/threonine-protein kinase: MNQSVAALTPENQPGDDEVGPANLAKPKESPMRFTYKSGSSPLDGYTIKRGVGAGGFGEVYYATTESGKEVALKHVQRNLEIEMRGAKHCLNLKHPHLVSLFDIRYDQEGEGWIVMEFVHGDSLQDIVERHPNGMPQAEALSWFKAIASAVNYLHDHGIVHRDLKPGNIFNDQGTVKIGDYGLSKFISVSRRSGQTESVGTFHYMAPEIGKGRYGREIDVYALGIILFEMLTGRVPFEGESSQEIIMKHLTASPDLGNLGEPFRTVVSKALEKDPDKRTSTAEDMLEQLGLKESVGYVSTVDTSRPVEAKSQAPQITPQSEVKAKIGYVEAPSVKGALDEEPIARAVTGLADRFRSWWSHNNTSMPVKVIVLAAIAFGIVTNLHFIVPLAFVGGAVYMAYLLIRLLVNTAQDENPGGTSTLDKKGSSGRYHPEAMRRKHRAAEDAVWHPKRKDRERAAISVRPTREKVRELLGSLIASGISAVLIAFVLLAISVGEAAFTKTAILTIGPAYVFFTGLTILASWAVLIAAKMWEDRSGDQARRRIVMMMIGVGLGIVAWFGSMLVFTGSPGATDMQMPWFAMGEQSSVGALMIFFGLVFLVPRWWKLADPLRSNWLSIWNTGVFVIWAGILTAFWPFLQPWAIMLVGSVAAAVQLSAPWLSQDRRDAKRRQYEQELKETTASGAR, encoded by the coding sequence ATGAACCAGTCGGTAGCCGCCCTTACTCCTGAAAATCAACCGGGGGACGATGAAGTCGGCCCTGCGAATTTAGCCAAACCGAAAGAAAGCCCCATGCGGTTTACTTACAAAAGCGGTTCCTCTCCGTTGGATGGGTACACCATCAAGCGGGGCGTGGGCGCTGGCGGTTTCGGTGAAGTTTATTACGCCACCACTGAGTCGGGCAAAGAAGTCGCGCTGAAGCACGTTCAGCGTAATCTTGAAATCGAAATGCGAGGTGCCAAGCACTGCTTGAATCTCAAGCACCCGCACCTCGTCTCATTGTTCGACATCCGCTACGACCAAGAAGGCGAAGGCTGGATTGTCATGGAGTTTGTCCATGGCGATAGCCTGCAAGACATCGTCGAGCGTCATCCCAATGGCATGCCCCAGGCAGAAGCTCTTTCATGGTTCAAGGCCATCGCATCTGCTGTTAACTATCTGCATGACCATGGCATCGTGCACCGCGACCTCAAACCGGGGAACATCTTCAACGACCAAGGCACCGTCAAAATCGGTGACTACGGGCTGTCGAAATTCATCTCGGTTAGCCGACGAAGCGGTCAGACGGAAAGCGTCGGCACGTTTCACTACATGGCCCCCGAGATTGGCAAAGGGCGTTACGGGCGCGAGATCGATGTCTACGCGCTTGGGATTATCCTCTTCGAGATGCTCACCGGCCGGGTTCCCTTTGAAGGGGAAAGTAGCCAAGAGATCATCATGAAGCATCTCACGGCAAGCCCTGATCTGGGTAACCTGGGAGAGCCATTTCGTACTGTCGTATCCAAGGCGCTTGAAAAGGATCCCGATAAACGAACGAGCACTGCCGAGGATATGCTGGAACAGTTGGGACTGAAAGAGAGCGTCGGATACGTTTCGACAGTCGATACGTCACGCCCTGTAGAGGCCAAGAGTCAGGCTCCGCAAATTACTCCCCAGTCGGAGGTCAAAGCGAAGATTGGCTACGTTGAAGCGCCTTCTGTCAAAGGGGCACTAGACGAGGAGCCGATTGCCCGGGCCGTCACAGGGTTGGCCGATCGTTTCCGCAGTTGGTGGAGCCACAATAACACCAGCATGCCAGTGAAGGTAATCGTCCTGGCCGCGATTGCTTTCGGTATTGTCACGAACTTGCACTTTATTGTGCCGCTCGCATTTGTAGGTGGTGCCGTTTACATGGCTTATCTGTTGATTCGCCTATTGGTGAATACGGCGCAGGATGAGAATCCCGGCGGGACCAGTACGCTTGATAAGAAAGGCTCCAGTGGCCGCTATCATCCCGAAGCGATGCGCCGTAAGCATCGCGCTGCCGAGGACGCCGTTTGGCATCCCAAACGCAAAGATCGCGAGAGAGCAGCCATTTCGGTACGACCGACACGAGAAAAAGTTCGTGAGTTGCTTGGCTCGTTAATCGCCAGTGGTATTTCGGCCGTCTTGATTGCTTTCGTTCTGTTGGCTATTTCTGTTGGTGAGGCAGCTTTTACCAAGACCGCCATATTGACGATCGGGCCGGCCTATGTGTTCTTCACCGGGTTAACCATCCTGGCGTCATGGGCAGTGCTGATTGCTGCCAAAATGTGGGAAGACCGCAGTGGCGATCAAGCGCGACGCCGGATCGTCATGATGATGATTGGCGTGGGGCTAGGGATCGTGGCCTGGTTCGGATCGATGCTTGTATTCACAGGCAGTCCTGGTGCGACGGATATGCAGATGCCGTGGTTTGCGATGGGCGAGCAGTCGTCGGTCGGAGCGTTGATGATCTTTTTCGGCTTGGTCTTTTTGGTACCGCGTTGGTGGAAGTTGGCAGATCCGCTGCGAAGCAATTGGCTCAGTATCTGGAACACCGGCGTATTTGTTATTTGGGCGGGTATCCTCACGGCCTTTTGGCCATTCCTGCAGCCATGGGCCATCATGCTCGTGGGCTCGGTCGCCGCAGCCGTGCAGCTTTCCGCTCCATGGCTTAGCCAAGATCGCCGAGATGCAAAACGCCGACAATACGAACAGGAATTGAAGGAGACCACTGCAAGCGGGGCCCGTTAG
- a CDS encoding FHA domain-containing protein: MSDRLQMWIDGVGGYMLLLADRINVGQAMASAQVDIPVMGDISRRHAAIKRSGDEYIVEPLSEVRLNDQWIEGPSLLKHRDVITLGRGVKMQFTQTHPLSTSAVLKIVSRHRTEPACDGVVLLADSLLMGPKSNNHIVCSKWQQDVVVYRQGSKLLLKSKTPLFQSDSTQPATSIKIGEAVQGEEVSFCLEPLGRA, translated from the coding sequence GTGAGCGATCGCCTGCAAATGTGGATCGATGGGGTCGGCGGCTACATGCTGCTGCTGGCCGATCGAATTAACGTTGGCCAGGCAATGGCTTCCGCCCAGGTTGATATCCCTGTTATGGGAGATATCAGCCGTCGTCATGCTGCCATCAAACGGAGCGGTGACGAATACATCGTCGAGCCATTGTCGGAAGTAAGGCTTAACGATCAATGGATCGAGGGGCCTTCGCTGCTAAAGCACCGCGATGTGATAACCTTGGGGCGTGGTGTGAAGATGCAATTCACACAGACGCATCCTTTAAGCACATCGGCAGTGTTGAAGATAGTCAGTCGGCACCGAACGGAGCCGGCCTGTGATGGTGTGGTTCTACTGGCAGATTCGCTGCTGATGGGACCGAAGTCAAACAATCATATTGTGTGCTCGAAGTGGCAGCAGGATGTGGTCGTTTATCGGCAGGGAAGTAAGCTGCTTTTGAAATCGAAGACACCACTATTTCAAAGCGATTCGACCCAGCCGGCCACATCGATCAAAATAGGTGAAGCGGTTCAGGGAGAAGAGGTTTCGTTTTGCCTGGAGCCACTTGGCCGGGCATGA
- a CDS encoding DMT family transporter, with protein sequence MTQRTSPNPWLGLICGVLAAVGYSLANICLRWLTTLDPVWVSFLKAIPTVVLFAPIALWQIRTGRSPMPKLSSIFILILAAISSQLLGNAMLQWSFGVVGVAMSVPLCLGTMIVVGVMISKWLLYESLTRWQRWGTASLVLALMTLSLAGRGAVQSVVNDPSGWLLIGAGIVAPMLAGISYAFLSVAIRRGVSGEVSMFMTTSLICAVGMGILGPLSLYTTGLEEMALTTWPQYGVLLIAGLLNAAAFVALTLSFRYAPVIIGNAANSLQNPLSALAGVILFHEAYSINLIFGVVLTVLGVVMMGLREKPLSTHPEELEIASAVVEDGR encoded by the coding sequence ATGACGCAACGAACCTCTCCGAATCCATGGTTAGGATTAATTTGTGGTGTTCTTGCCGCGGTGGGCTACTCGCTGGCGAATATTTGCCTGCGCTGGCTCACCACTTTGGATCCGGTTTGGGTTTCGTTTCTAAAAGCAATTCCCACCGTAGTGTTATTCGCTCCGATTGCCCTCTGGCAGATTCGTACAGGGCGATCACCGATGCCCAAGTTGTCGTCTATCTTTATTCTTATCTTGGCCGCAATTTCCAGCCAGCTTTTGGGCAACGCCATGCTGCAGTGGAGCTTTGGAGTCGTGGGTGTCGCCATGAGCGTCCCACTGTGCCTGGGCACGATGATCGTGGTCGGAGTGATGATTAGCAAATGGTTGTTGTACGAATCCCTAACTCGGTGGCAACGCTGGGGAACGGCTTCCCTGGTGCTGGCTCTGATGACACTAAGTCTGGCCGGAAGAGGTGCCGTTCAGTCGGTCGTGAACGATCCTTCAGGGTGGTTGTTGATTGGGGCCGGTATTGTCGCGCCGATGTTGGCCGGTATTTCCTATGCCTTCTTGAGTGTAGCCATCCGGCGGGGTGTCTCCGGTGAAGTGAGTATGTTCATGACCACCTCACTGATCTGCGCTGTCGGAATGGGGATACTCGGGCCGCTAAGCCTATACACAACAGGGCTGGAAGAAATGGCTCTCACAACTTGGCCCCAGTATGGAGTCTTGTTGATTGCCGGCCTGCTGAACGCGGCTGCTTTCGTCGCACTTACGTTGTCATTTCGATACGCACCCGTCATTATTGGGAATGCCGCGAACTCACTTCAAAATCCCCTCTCAGCACTAGCCGGGGTCATTTTGTTTCATGAGGCATACAGTATCAATCTGATCTTTGGCGTGGTGCTGACAGTGCTTGGTGTGGTGATGATGGGGCTTAGAGAGAAGCCACTGTCGACGCATCCAGAAGAGTTAGAAATAGCATCGGCCGTCGTAGAGGACGGCCGATAG